Within Sorangiineae bacterium MSr11367, the genomic segment TTCCACACGGCGCCCCGCTACGGGAGGTACGTGCGGGATCTCACCAAGCAAAAGCCGGTGAAGCTTTCGCGCGCCCAGATGGAGACGTTGGCGATTCTGGCGTACCGGCAGCCCATCACGCGGCCCGAGATCGACGAGATTCGCGGCGTCGACACGGGCGCGGTGCTGAAGATGTTGCTCGAGCGCGACCTGATCAAGATTCTAGGAAAGAAGGACGAGCCGGGGCGGCCGTTGCTGTACGGCACGACGCCGGGGTTTCTCGAGTTCTTCGGGTTGAAGTCGCTGAAGGATCTTCCGACGTTGCACGAGTTCACCGAGTTGAACGAGGAGTCGCGGAAGATCGTGGAGAAGGAGTTGGGGGAGGTGCTGCCGGATGCCGTCCCCACGATTGAGCCGGTGCCCGCGCCGCAAGAGAAGATCGAGCACGTGCCCGTGCCCGTGCACGAACACGAGAACGTGCACGAAGGTGAGAACGAGAACGAGGACGAGAACGTGTACGGAGAAGAGGTGCACGAGGACGAGCCCGAGGAGCCCATCGAGGGCGAGATCACCGATCCCGAGTCGGTACTGAAGGACGATCAGTCTTCTTCGGAAGGGTCCGAATAGTTCGCGGCGAGCTTCGCGACGTCGTCGCGAAGCTTCTTGTGCGCGGCGAGCTTGCGGAACAATTCCCAGAGTTGCGGATCCGCGAGCGTCTTGATCGGGTTCGTACCCTTGGATTTGCGCGGGATGGCC encodes:
- the scpB gene encoding SMC-Scp complex subunit ScpB, with translation MTTEPTDNATPEPEPEESVLEEEGSDEGGGDEAATEEAEGLGEELGAPVGEDVETTVDLVGDEVALPLRDDFDLEALAQGELFEPEEEDDDGTAEPLGDESREHLKGLLEALVFASDKPLKASELARLAEARQKEVKGLLDVLKGEYEPRGIKLDEVAGGFIFHTAPRYGRYVRDLTKQKPVKLSRAQMETLAILAYRQPITRPEIDEIRGVDTGAVLKMLLERDLIKILGKKDEPGRPLLYGTTPGFLEFFGLKSLKDLPTLHEFTELNEESRKIVEKELGEVLPDAVPTIEPVPAPQEKIEHVPVPVHEHENVHEGENENEDENVYGEEVHEDEPEEPIEGEITDPESVLKDDQSSSEGSE